A window from Flavobacterium gyeonganense encodes these proteins:
- a CDS encoding O-acetylhomoserine aminocarboxypropyltransferase/cysteine synthase family protein, whose product MSTQKFATNALHAGHDVTKNAGTRAVPIYQSSSYVFNNSDHAANLFGLVEAGFIYTRLNNPTNDVLEQRLSSLEGGIGAVVTASGAAAISTTLLTLLKSGDHIVASNSLYGGTYNLLKVTLPRLGITTTFVDPSKAENFTKAAKENTRAFFVESLGNPKLDVLDLKAISAEAKNFKVPFIVDNTVATPYLLNPIEHGADIVIHSLTKYLSGNGTSLGGVIIDAGTFDWSNGKFPEFTEPSLGYHGLVYHEALGNAAFIAKARIEGLRDFGSALSPFNAFQILQGLETLPIRIKKHSENALALAEWLEKQDQVVWVNYPGLKSSKYYDLAQEYLPEGQSGIITFGLQGGYEAAKQVVDETKLFSLLANIGDTKSLIIHPASTTHQQLTDEEQLETGVSKDLIRLSVGIEDIEDLIADLKTVFASVAKSNTVFNKN is encoded by the coding sequence ATGAGCACACAAAAATTCGCAACAAACGCACTACACGCAGGACATGACGTTACTAAAAACGCTGGAACAAGAGCAGTACCAATTTACCAGTCATCATCGTATGTTTTTAATAATTCGGACCATGCTGCCAATTTATTTGGTTTGGTAGAGGCGGGATTTATTTATACAAGATTAAATAATCCGACTAATGACGTGTTAGAGCAAAGACTGTCTTCGCTTGAAGGGGGAATCGGAGCAGTCGTAACAGCTTCAGGAGCAGCTGCAATTTCTACAACTTTATTGACTCTTCTAAAATCCGGAGATCATATTGTAGCTTCAAATAGTTTATACGGAGGTACGTATAATCTTTTGAAAGTCACTTTACCTCGCTTAGGAATTACAACCACTTTTGTAGATCCTTCAAAAGCAGAAAACTTTACCAAAGCAGCAAAAGAAAATACCAGAGCCTTTTTTGTAGAATCACTTGGGAATCCAAAATTAGATGTATTGGACCTAAAAGCAATTTCTGCAGAAGCCAAAAACTTCAAAGTCCCTTTTATTGTAGATAATACAGTTGCCACTCCCTATTTGTTAAATCCAATTGAACATGGTGCAGACATTGTCATTCATTCATTGACTAAATATCTTTCTGGTAACGGAACTTCATTGGGTGGTGTTATTATTGACGCCGGAACTTTTGACTGGTCTAACGGAAAATTTCCTGAATTTACAGAACCTTCACTCGGATATCACGGACTTGTTTATCACGAAGCGCTGGGAAATGCTGCCTTTATCGCAAAAGCAAGAATTGAAGGATTACGCGACTTCGGATCGGCTTTGAGTCCGTTCAATGCTTTTCAAATTCTTCAGGGACTGGAAACTTTGCCAATCCGAATTAAAAAACACAGCGAAAATGCGTTGGCTTTAGCGGAATGGTTAGAAAAACAAGATCAGGTGGTCTGGGTAAATTATCCCGGATTAAAATCGAGTAAATATTATGATTTAGCTCAGGAATATTTACCGGAAGGTCAAAGCGGGATTATTACTTTTGGTTTGCAGGGAGGTTATGAAGCAGCCAAACAAGTTGTTGATGAAACAAAGTTATTCTCACTTTTGGCCAATATTGGTGACACGAAATCGCTTATTATTCATCCGGCTAGTACTACTCATCAGCAATTAACAGATGAAGAACAGCTGGAAACAGGAGTCTCAAAAGATCTGATCCGCCTTTCAGTAGGTATTGAAGATATAGAAGATTTAATTGCAGATTTGAAAACCGTTTTTGCAAGTGTTGCCAAATCGAATACAGTCTTTAATAAAAATTAA
- a CDS encoding alpha/beta fold hydrolase, with the protein MESIPNPIILQNFTTESGVLYNLLPLSFALFGLPLHTAPVVLVNHALTGNAQVTGENGWWNDLVGEGKTIDTNKYSVLAFNIPGNGSDSFSIENYQDFVARDVARIFLKGIETLQIKELYAIIGGSVGGGIAWEMLALAPNITKNLIPIATDWKSTDWMIANCFLQEQILNNSSKPIEDARIHAMLCYRSPESFKEKFQRTINQDLLIFNIESWLAHHGKKLQQRYQLSSYKLMNQLLKTIDITRNSDDFETLLSKTPAAIHIIAIDSDLFFTPKENLETYNELKKFKENVFYSQINSVHGHDAFLIEYKQLDNLLAAIFLAEIIKRYNENIKIWW; encoded by the coding sequence TTGGAAAGTATACCAAACCCTATCATATTACAAAATTTCACTACCGAAAGTGGTGTCTTATATAATTTATTGCCCTTAAGTTTTGCGCTTTTTGGACTGCCTTTACATACTGCACCTGTTGTTTTGGTTAATCATGCCTTAACTGGAAATGCTCAGGTTACCGGAGAAAATGGCTGGTGGAATGATTTAGTTGGTGAAGGAAAAACAATTGATACCAATAAATACTCCGTTCTGGCATTTAATATTCCGGGCAACGGAAGTGATTCTTTTAGTATCGAAAATTATCAGGATTTCGTTGCAAGGGATGTCGCACGAATCTTTTTGAAGGGAATTGAAACTTTGCAAATCAAAGAGTTGTACGCTATTATCGGAGGTTCAGTTGGTGGCGGAATTGCCTGGGAAATGCTGGCATTGGCTCCGAACATCACCAAAAATTTAATTCCGATTGCAACGGACTGGAAATCCACCGACTGGATGATTGCCAACTGTTTTTTACAGGAACAAATCCTGAACAATTCGTCAAAACCAATTGAAGATGCCCGAATTCATGCGATGTTGTGTTATCGTTCTCCAGAATCATTCAAAGAAAAATTTCAGCGCACGATTAATCAGGATCTTTTGATTTTTAATATAGAAAGCTGGCTGGCACATCATGGTAAAAAGTTGCAGCAACGTTATCAGCTTTCCTCTTATAAATTGATGAACCAGTTGCTGAAAACCATAGATATTACGAGAAATAGTGATGATTTTGAAACGCTGCTCTCTAAAACACCAGCAGCTATTCACATTATTGCAATCGATTCAGATTTGTTTTTTACACCAAAAGAAAATCTGGAAACCTATAATGAATTAAAAAAGTTCAAGGAAAATGTTTTTTACAGCCAAATAAATTCGGTTCACGGCCATGACGCTTTTTTAATCGAGTACAAACAATTAGATAATTTACTTGCTGCTATTTTTTTAGCAGAAATAATAAAAAGATACAATGAAAATATTAAAATTTGGTGGTAA
- the thrA gene encoding bifunctional aspartate kinase/homoserine dehydrogenase I, with product MKILKFGGKSLSNGEGLNKVVSIIAEKVNQGEKIAVVVSARGNATDELEYILKIAAKNGDYKRLLENFKAYQVSDYPQVDLSEEFTILDKLYEGVSLIGDYSNKIKDQILSKGELLSAKLLTAILIEKGIPANFTDSRDLLKTDSKFGDAQPLEQLSKKNVVNYFKEHNATVNVITGFIGSNNNNDTTTLGRNGSNYTASLIANYLNAEELQNFTHVDGIYTANPDLVEDAKKIEFLSFNEANELANFGATILHAKTIIPLLEKNIPLRILNTFNHENRGTLITSDSTKEGIKTLSVLENVSLLNLEGRGLLGKAGVDARIFKVMGDHNISVSIISQGSSERGIGLVVATDKATTAMVELEKEFENDFYSKDVNQITVTDNVSVISIIGQDLSTFHKPYTALIKNKIVPILFNNTVTGKNVSLVVKKSELNKALNVIHGEIFGVSKKINIAIFGHGLVGGTLINQILESADAIEKRKDIKLNVFAIANSKKLILNKNGVASDWKNEIEKKGLDYTIQDIIDYADKYHLENLIAIDNTASAAFVENYIKLAESSFDLISSNKVANTLSYGFYKELRKVLAENQKNYLYETNVGAGLPLIDTIKLLHLSGENITKIKGVFSGTLSYLFNNFSAKEAPFSEILQEAIDNGYTEPDPREDLCGNDVGRKLLILARELDLQNEFEEISIKNLIPEHLREGNVADFLTKLKEFDPIYDKIKADQKPNHVLRYIGELSGDLQNDKGNLEVKLVSVPSDTALGGLKGSDSFFEIYTESYGDRPIVIQGAGAGSAVTARGVFGDILRLSDKG from the coding sequence ATGAAAATATTAAAATTTGGTGGTAAATCATTATCAAACGGAGAAGGACTTAACAAAGTTGTCTCAATCATTGCCGAGAAAGTAAATCAGGGCGAAAAAATTGCCGTAGTAGTTTCTGCAAGAGGAAATGCTACAGATGAATTAGAATATATTTTAAAAATCGCTGCTAAAAACGGTGATTACAAACGATTATTAGAAAATTTCAAAGCCTATCAGGTCTCAGATTATCCACAGGTTGATTTATCGGAAGAATTTACTATTCTGGACAAATTATACGAAGGGGTAAGTCTCATTGGCGATTACAGCAATAAAATCAAAGATCAGATTTTGTCTAAAGGTGAATTGCTTTCGGCTAAATTATTAACGGCTATTTTGATTGAAAAAGGTATTCCGGCGAATTTTACCGATTCAAGGGATTTGCTTAAAACAGATTCTAAATTTGGTGATGCGCAGCCTTTGGAACAGCTTTCCAAAAAAAATGTGGTTAATTATTTTAAAGAACACAATGCAACTGTTAATGTCATAACTGGATTTATTGGTTCTAATAACAACAACGATACCACAACTTTAGGAAGAAACGGCAGTAATTATACTGCTTCTTTAATTGCCAATTATTTGAATGCAGAAGAATTACAAAATTTCACGCATGTTGACGGAATTTATACCGCAAATCCGGATTTAGTTGAAGATGCTAAAAAAATCGAATTTTTATCATTCAATGAAGCGAATGAATTAGCCAATTTCGGGGCTACAATTCTACATGCGAAAACAATTATTCCTTTGTTGGAAAAAAATATTCCGCTTAGAATCCTAAATACATTCAATCATGAAAATCGCGGCACTTTAATCACTTCTGATTCGACTAAAGAAGGGATCAAAACACTTTCGGTTCTTGAAAACGTTTCCCTTTTGAATCTTGAAGGACGCGGATTGCTTGGAAAAGCAGGAGTTGATGCCCGAATTTTCAAAGTAATGGGAGATCACAATATCAGTGTAAGTATTATTTCGCAGGGTTCTTCAGAAAGAGGAATTGGACTTGTGGTTGCTACAGATAAAGCAACTACGGCAATGGTGGAATTGGAGAAAGAATTCGAAAATGATTTTTATTCGAAAGATGTAAATCAGATTACGGTAACAGATAATGTTTCGGTTATTTCGATTATTGGTCAGGATTTGAGCACATTCCATAAGCCTTATACAGCATTAATCAAAAATAAAATTGTTCCAATATTATTTAACAACACCGTTACGGGTAAAAACGTGAGTTTGGTTGTTAAAAAATCGGAGCTGAATAAAGCTTTAAACGTAATTCACGGAGAGATTTTCGGAGTTTCCAAGAAAATCAATATTGCGATTTTTGGACATGGATTGGTTGGCGGAACGCTGATCAACCAAATTTTAGAATCAGCGGATGCTATCGAAAAGCGCAAGGATATCAAGCTGAATGTTTTTGCAATTGCGAATTCTAAAAAATTGATTTTAAATAAAAACGGTGTAGCTTCTGACTGGAAAAATGAAATTGAGAAAAAAGGACTTGATTATACGATTCAGGATATTATCGATTACGCAGATAAATACCATTTAGAAAATTTAATTGCGATAGATAATACGGCAAGTGCAGCATTTGTAGAAAATTATATCAAGCTTGCTGAAAGCAGTTTCGATTTAATTTCTTCGAACAAAGTGGCTAATACACTGAGTTATGGTTTTTATAAGGAACTAAGAAAAGTTCTGGCTGAAAACCAAAAGAATTATTTATACGAAACTAATGTTGGTGCAGGTTTACCCTTAATTGATACGATAAAATTACTTCATCTTTCTGGTGAGAACATCACTAAGATAAAAGGTGTTTTCTCTGGTACATTGAGCTATTTATTTAATAATTTCTCTGCAAAAGAGGCTCCGTTTAGTGAAATCCTGCAGGAAGCTATTGATAACGGATATACAGAACCAGATCCTCGTGAAGATTTATGCGGAAACGATGTGGGAAGAAAATTATTGATTTTGGCAAGAGAATTAGATTTACAGAATGAATTTGAAGAAATCTCTATTAAGAATTTAATTCCGGAACATTTACGTGAAGGAAATGTTGCCGATTTCTTAACCAAATTAAAAGAATTTGATCCGATTTACGACAAAATAAAAGCCGACCAAAAACCAAATCACGTTTTAAGATATATTGGTGAATTGTCCGGAGATTTGCAGAATGACAAAGGAAATCTGGAAGTGAAATTGGTTTCAGTGCCATCAGATACAGCTCTTGGCGGATTAAAAGGCTCTGATTCTTTCTTCGAAATTTACACAGAATCTTACGGAGACCGACCAATTGTAATTCAGGGAGCCGGAGCGGGATCAGCGGTTACCGCAAGAGGCGTTTTTGGAGATATTTTGAGATTGTCGGATAAAGGGTAA
- a CDS encoding OsmC family protein: protein MKITLDRVNENFHFQLKNERGHLVNVDARPEFGGNDMGPSPMELVLMGVAGCSGIDMISILKKQRQEITSFKAEVEGERVQVGEAKPFKDIYVVFSLEGNIKEDKAAKAAQLSFEKYCSVSKTVEPTATIHYKVILNGVELEK from the coding sequence ATGAAAATAACATTAGACAGAGTAAACGAAAACTTCCATTTTCAATTAAAAAATGAACGTGGACATCTAGTAAATGTAGATGCGAGACCTGAATTTGGGGGTAATGATATGGGGCCAAGCCCAATGGAATTGGTTTTGATGGGTGTAGCAGGCTGCAGCGGAATTGATATGATCTCAATACTTAAGAAACAACGTCAGGAAATCACTTCTTTTAAAGCTGAGGTTGAAGGCGAGCGCGTACAGGTAGGAGAAGCAAAGCCATTTAAAGATATTTATGTAGTTTTTTCTTTGGAAGGAAATATCAAAGAAGATAAAGCTGCAAAAGCGGCACAACTATCTTTCGAAAAATATTGCTCAGTTTCTAAAACAGTAGAACCAACTGCCACGATACACTACAAGGTAATTTTGAACGGTGTAGAATTAGAAAAATAA
- a CDS encoding trans-sulfuration enzyme family protein, translating into MNEQEFGFETQAIRTHLEKSQFQEHSTPLYLSSSFVFEDAEDMRASFTEEKVRNIYSRFSNPNTTEFVDKVCAMEGAEAGYAFATGMAAIYSTFAALLDSGDHIVSAGSVFGSTHALFMTYFPKWNIETTYFDINKPETIEGFIKSNTKILYAETPTNPGVDVIDLELLGQIAKKHNLILIIDNCFATPYIQQPIKYGAHIVVHSATKLMDGQGRVLGGVAVGDAELIRKIYLFSRNTGPAMSPFNAWVLSKSLETLAVRVDRHCENALKVAEFLESHPNVNSVKYPFLKSHPKYEIAKKQMLLGGNIIAFEIKGGIEAGRKFLDKIQLCSLSANIGDVKTIVTHPASTTHSKLSLEEKLAVGITEGLVRVSVGLETVKDVIADLEQALS; encoded by the coding sequence ATGAACGAACAAGAATTTGGTTTTGAAACTCAGGCCATCAGAACACATCTAGAGAAATCACAATTTCAGGAGCACTCAACTCCTTTGTATTTATCTTCAAGTTTTGTCTTTGAAGATGCCGAGGATATGAGAGCGTCTTTCACTGAAGAAAAAGTACGTAATATCTACTCACGTTTCAGTAATCCAAACACAACAGAGTTTGTAGATAAGGTTTGTGCTATGGAAGGTGCAGAGGCAGGATACGCTTTTGCAACGGGTATGGCAGCGATTTATTCGACTTTTGCGGCTTTGTTGGATTCAGGAGATCATATTGTTTCTGCAGGAAGTGTTTTTGGCTCAACTCACGCGTTGTTTATGACTTATTTTCCAAAATGGAATATAGAAACCACTTATTTTGATATCAATAAACCGGAAACCATAGAAGGTTTTATCAAATCAAATACTAAAATTTTATACGCTGAAACGCCTACAAATCCAGGTGTTGATGTAATTGATTTGGAATTATTAGGACAAATAGCCAAAAAACATAATCTGATTTTAATAATTGACAACTGTTTTGCTACGCCATATATTCAACAGCCAATTAAATACGGAGCGCACATCGTAGTTCATTCTGCTACAAAATTAATGGATGGGCAAGGACGTGTTTTAGGAGGTGTTGCGGTTGGTGATGCAGAGTTAATTCGTAAAATATATTTGTTTTCAAGAAATACAGGTCCGGCAATGTCTCCGTTTAATGCATGGGTATTGTCAAAAAGTTTAGAGACTTTGGCTGTTCGTGTTGACAGACATTGCGAAAATGCCTTAAAAGTTGCCGAATTTTTAGAAAGTCACCCAAATGTAAACAGTGTGAAATATCCTTTCTTGAAATCACACCCAAAATATGAAATTGCCAAAAAGCAAATGCTTTTAGGAGGTAACATTATTGCATTTGAAATTAAAGGCGGAATCGAAGCAGGACGTAAATTTTTGGATAAAATTCAATTGTGCTCACTTTCAGCAAATATCGGTGATGTAAAAACAATTGTTACGCATCCGGCATCAACTACACACAGCAAATTATCTTTGGAAGAGAAACTAGCTGTTGGAATTACGGAAGGTTTAGTGCGCGTTTCTGTAGGTTTGGAAACAGTAAAAGACGTTATTGCTGATTTAGAGCAAGCCCTTTCCTGA
- a CDS encoding RDD family protein, whose product MSNSTYILDDKLLASSGSRFLNYILDIVVIIALIFALSFIFAVLASLLDLNEFLLWMGNLSDWEGQLIFVVISIFYYSLTEGLFGRSLGKLITGTVVVDENGEKPSFGIILKRTLCRLIPFDGFSFLGSRGWHDSISNTYVVNKKDLENEVKLFHEFNLIGSKEVI is encoded by the coding sequence ATGAGTAACTCTACTTATATTCTTGATGACAAATTATTAGCTTCTAGCGGAAGCCGTTTTCTAAACTATATTTTAGATATTGTTGTCATCATTGCTTTAATCTTTGCTTTGTCTTTTATTTTTGCTGTCCTGGCAAGTCTTTTGGATTTAAATGAATTCTTATTGTGGATGGGGAATTTGAGTGATTGGGAAGGGCAATTGATTTTTGTGGTAATTTCTATTTTTTATTATTCACTTACTGAAGGTCTTTTTGGAAGATCTTTGGGTAAATTAATTACAGGAACTGTTGTTGTAGATGAAAATGGAGAAAAACCTTCGTTCGGAATTATTCTTAAAAGAACATTATGCCGGTTAATTCCTTTTGACGGCTTTTCCTTTTTAGGAAGCAGAGGCTGGCATGACTCTATTTCTAATACCTATGTTGTAAACAAAAAAGATTTAGAAAATGAAGTAAAGTTATTTCATGAATTTAATTTAATTGGAAGTAAAGAAGTAATTTGA
- a CDS encoding RrF2 family transcriptional regulator → MLSKKTKYGIKALTYLARRENNEPVQIAEIAKNEHISIKFLESILLLLRNSGFLGAKKGKGGGYYLIKEPKDISMAKVYRILEGPIALLPCASHNFYEKCDDCDDETTCAARRLMTEVRDNTLKILESNSLADIAF, encoded by the coding sequence ATGCTTTCAAAGAAAACAAAATACGGAATTAAAGCTTTGACATATTTGGCCAGACGCGAAAATAATGAGCCGGTTCAAATTGCTGAGATAGCCAAAAACGAACATATTTCAATTAAATTCCTGGAAAGTATTTTATTACTGTTGAGAAACTCCGGTTTTTTGGGTGCCAAAAAAGGAAAAGGCGGAGGCTATTATCTGATTAAAGAACCAAAAGATATCAGTATGGCAAAAGTCTATCGTATTCTTGAAGGTCCAATAGCACTGTTGCCTTGTGCAAGCCATAATTTTTATGAAAAGTGCGATGATTGCGATGATGAGACTACTTGTGCTGCAAGACGTCTGATGACTGAAGTTCGTGACAATACACTCAAAATACTAGAAAGCAATTCTTTGGCAGATATTGCATTTTAA
- a CDS encoding sulfite exporter TauE/SafE family protein: protein MDFQIGLVIAGLVVGFVVGLTGVGGGSLMTPILLYFGIPPTKAVGTDLLYAAFTKMGGVFVHNKKSNINWSITGWLTLGSVPAALLTLWILNNIKTDVETVNQVIKKSLGWALLFTSVAIIFKQRILKFSQKHAGDKFHSESTTQNMLTIAIGVLLGATVTLTSIGAGALGTVTLFFLYPLLPTPRLVGTEIAHAVPLTLVAGVGHASMGNLDLILLGQLLLGSLPGIFIGSMLSGKVPDQFLRNAIAVMLFLAGYKLIF, encoded by the coding sequence ATGGATTTTCAAATAGGTTTAGTTATTGCAGGTTTAGTTGTTGGCTTTGTAGTAGGCCTAACAGGAGTTGGAGGTGGCTCTTTAATGACACCAATTTTATTATATTTTGGTATCCCCCCGACAAAAGCTGTAGGTACGGATTTACTTTATGCTGCTTTTACCAAAATGGGGGGGGTATTTGTGCACAATAAAAAAAGTAATATAAACTGGTCCATTACAGGCTGGCTAACCTTAGGAAGTGTTCCGGCAGCCTTACTGACTTTATGGATTCTAAATAATATTAAAACAGATGTTGAAACTGTAAATCAGGTTATTAAAAAAAGTTTAGGCTGGGCGTTACTTTTTACATCGGTAGCTATTATATTTAAACAAAGGATATTAAAGTTTTCTCAAAAACATGCCGGTGATAAATTTCACAGCGAAAGCACCACTCAAAATATGCTGACCATCGCAATTGGTGTTTTATTAGGCGCCACAGTAACTCTTACTTCTATTGGAGCCGGCGCATTAGGTACAGTTACATTATTCTTTCTGTATCCTTTATTACCAACACCACGTTTAGTGGGAACTGAAATTGCACATGCTGTTCCGTTAACATTAGTTGCGGGCGTTGGACATGCCTCAATGGGAAACCTGGATTTGATATTATTGGGACAATTGTTATTGGGATCTCTTCCGGGTATTTTTATCGGAAGTATGCTAAGCGGAAAAGTTCCGGATCAATTTCTTAGAAACGCAATTGCAGTCATGCTTTTTTTAGCGGGATATAAATTGATTTTTTAG
- a CDS encoding sulfite exporter TauE/SafE family protein: protein MVDGTLGMGYGATSTSFLLAYGVPPVISSTGVHVAEMFTTGASAISHHKFGNINKKLVKNLLIPGVLGSVTGAYLLSDVIDGDFIKPFIAVYMIVLALIIIRKASRKSIVKKKTKKLGILATFGGFMDSVGGGGWGPIVTSTLLGRGRNPRYTIGSVNAAEFAVSFASGITFMLFGGIAGWQIIIGLILGGVLAAPLAAYLVNKIKRKPMMIAVGVLIILLSLKTLSKLL from the coding sequence TTGGTAGACGGTACTTTAGGAATGGGTTATGGCGCGACTTCAACTTCATTTTTATTGGCTTACGGTGTTCCGCCTGTAATTAGTAGCACAGGAGTTCACGTAGCAGAAATGTTTACGACAGGAGCATCTGCAATATCGCATCATAAATTTGGAAATATCAATAAAAAACTGGTAAAAAACTTATTGATACCGGGTGTTTTAGGTTCCGTAACAGGAGCATATTTGTTGTCCGATGTTATTGATGGTGATTTTATAAAGCCGTTTATTGCTGTTTATATGATTGTTCTGGCATTGATAATCATTAGAAAAGCCTCAAGAAAAAGTATCGTTAAAAAGAAAACAAAAAAATTAGGAATTCTGGCTACTTTTGGAGGTTTTATGGATTCTGTAGGAGGTGGCGGATGGGGACCAATTGTTACTTCAACTTTATTAGGAAGAGGCAGAAACCCACGTTATACAATTGGTTCTGTAAATGCAGCAGAATTTGCGGTTTCATTTGCAAGCGGAATTACATTTATGCTTTTCGGAGGAATTGCAGGATGGCAAATCATTATAGGATTGATTTTAGGAGGAGTTCTAGCTGCTCCATTAGCTGCTTATTTGGTTAACAAAATCAAAAGAAAACCAATGATGATTGCAGTAGGAGTATTAATTATTTTGTTGAGTTTAAAAACATTATCTAAATTATTGTAA
- a CDS encoding phosphoadenylyl-sulfate reductase produces MSATIIQSLLDKTKDFSIEETFTFLAAEYPGKVIFSTSFGQEDQVITDFIAKSNTDITVFTLDTGRLFQETYDVFHKTLKKYKKHIEVYFPEATAVENLLQTKGPNSFYDSVENRKECCFIRKVVPLRKALAGNAVWITGLRAEQSENRNDLQLFEYDGGFDIIKFNPLLRWTLQEVEDYLQKNNVPQNALHKKGFVSIGCAPCTRAIFPGEDIRAGRWYWESSHKECGLHGIKKE; encoded by the coding sequence ATGAGTGCGACAATTATACAATCACTGTTAGATAAAACGAAAGATTTTTCAATTGAAGAGACTTTTACTTTTCTGGCTGCAGAATATCCGGGAAAAGTAATTTTCTCTACATCTTTTGGTCAGGAAGATCAGGTAATTACGGATTTCATTGCAAAAAGTAACACAGATATTACGGTGTTTACTTTAGACACAGGAAGATTGTTTCAGGAAACTTATGATGTTTTCCATAAGACATTAAAAAAATATAAAAAACATATTGAGGTTTATTTTCCGGAAGCGACAGCGGTTGAAAATTTGCTTCAGACAAAAGGCCCGAATAGCTTTTACGATTCGGTTGAAAACAGAAAAGAATGCTGTTTTATCCGAAAAGTGGTTCCGTTGCGAAAAGCTTTGGCAGGAAATGCAGTCTGGATTACGGGTTTAAGAGCAGAGCAATCAGAAAACAGAAACGATTTGCAACTTTTTGAATATGACGGAGGCTTTGACATTATCAAATTCAACCCGTTATTAAGATGGACTTTGCAGGAAGTTGAAGATTATTTACAGAAAAACAATGTCCCTCAAAACGCATTACATAAAAAAGGCTTTGTAAGTATCGGTTGCGCACCTTGTACGAGAGCTATTTTTCCGGGAGAAGATATCAGGGCTGGAAGATGGTATTGGGAATCAAGTCACAAAGAATGTGGTTTGCACGGTATTAAGAAAGAGTAG
- the cysD gene encoding sulfate adenylyltransferase subunit CysD, with product MSSVLKTNALESEAIYIFREVVSQFDKPVLLFSGGKDSITLVRLAQKAFFPAKIPFPLLHVDTGHNFPETIAFRDKLVEELGLELIVRNVQDAIDEGKVVEETGKYSSRNSLQTTTLLDAIEEFKFDACIGGARRDEEKARAKERIFSVRDDFGQWDEKNQRPELFDILNGKIENGQNVRVFPISNWTELDVWSYIEKEHIEIPSIYFSHKRKVFLRDGLIWSHSPFVYQEEDEQIEERIVRFRTVGDMSCTAAVESYAATIAEVVGEIRESTISERGARIDDKRSEAAMEKRKQQGYF from the coding sequence ATGAGTTCAGTATTAAAAACAAATGCTTTAGAAAGTGAAGCGATATACATCTTTAGAGAAGTTGTTTCTCAGTTTGACAAACCGGTTTTACTTTTCTCAGGCGGAAAAGATTCTATTACATTAGTACGTTTGGCGCAAAAAGCATTTTTCCCTGCTAAAATTCCGTTTCCTCTATTGCACGTTGATACAGGACACAATTTCCCTGAAACCATTGCTTTCAGAGATAAATTGGTTGAAGAATTAGGCTTAGAATTAATCGTTCGTAATGTTCAGGATGCTATCGATGAAGGAAAAGTAGTGGAAGAAACAGGTAAATATTCCAGTAGAAACAGCTTACAAACAACTACGCTTTTAGATGCAATCGAAGAATTTAAGTTTGATGCTTGTATTGGTGGAGCGCGTCGTGATGAAGAAAAAGCAAGAGCAAAAGAACGTATTTTCTCTGTTCGTGATGATTTTGGACAATGGGACGAAAAAAATCAAAGACCTGAGTTATTTGATATTTTGAATGGTAAAATCGAAAATGGACAAAACGTTCGTGTTTTTCCAATTTCAAACTGGACGGAATTAGATGTTTGGAGTTATATTGAAAAAGAACACATCGAAATTCCATCAATCTATTTTTCACATAAAAGAAAAGTGTTTTTAAGAGACGGTTTAATCTGGTCACATTCTCCTTTTGTTTATCAGGAAGAAGACGAGCAAATCGAAGAAAGAATCGTTCGTTTTAGAACCGTTGGAGATATGAGTTGTACAGCAGCTGTTGAATCTTATGCAGCAACTATTGCAGAAGTAGTAGGTGAAATCAGAGAATCTACCATTTCTGAAAGAGGAGCCAGAATCGATGACAAACGCTCTGAAGCAGCAATGGAGAAAAGAAAACAACAAGGATATTTTTAA